The following DNA comes from Camelina sativa cultivar DH55 chromosome 14, Cs, whole genome shotgun sequence.
CAACCTGGACTTTCGGGATCAGTCACAAAGCCTGTCTTGTCTAAAATAGCTACATTATTGGGTTGACGCATGAAGAAAAGGCTAGATACCATCGAACTAACTAATCTACTAATGGCAGAATACATGAGGGAAAGGTGAGATATGATCATCATAACTAGTCTACTTAGTACCGAATAAACTGTTGATTCAGTAACTCGGTAACTAAcgtaggagaagaagatcagaacTTGTTCCCCCAATTTGGTTAGGAGAAGCTTCCATGTCATGATGAACGAGAGGTGGTTCACTTCTTCCTGTCTATAAAGATTTGGTTAAGAGATCTTATATGTTGAGTATACACCAAATGTGGAGATAGATGAAAAACAACTTACATGACGAATGATGTAAGGGCGAACAGCAAATCCAATGGCTACCCCGAGAAAGCATGAAAGGGCAATCCCTATTGACCAAAGAGAGTATGTCCCTAAATCTGAAACAGCAAAAGGAGACTCGTTGAAGTTTCTAAAGCACAGTGTACCATCatgaaaaatgattacttttaaaaaaagacATACTAGAATGAGAGCTTTTGAGACAATCCTCCTCCTTTAGATTTATCTGGCGAACCATTTCGTTTCCATgatcagaaacaagcaaacaacatCTCTGAGGAACAAAAGTGATCTCGAAATCGTTAGAGAAAGTTGCATTCTGTGCAGGTCCATCTCTGTGTCCAATATCCTTTGAGATCCCACCAGCAATGGTGGTTACATACCCTGCAAAGTCAAATAAAACATGCATAATAAAGATAACTGAAAGGTTCTTCCACCAAACAAAGACTAGACAGTAAAAACATGCATTAAAAGCTAAAGGGATACAAGAATTGAACGTAAACAAACACCTGAAGAGCTGATCTTGCGTATAGCGTTATTGCCCTTATCAGCAACATACACATTTCCTTTAGCATCGATTGCAAAACCACGGGGTTTGTTGAACTTGCTGTAACCAGCTTTACCATCTAGATAACCCGGAGTCCCATCACCAGCGAACCGGTTTATCACACTAtctgcacacacacaaaaaactcACATACTCCAAATGAGCTCAACCTTCAAACTTAAAGAAAGATGACAAAATAATTTCCAAACTTTTCACTTGTAGATAGAATTGCAGTCTAGACTTGCAATGAAAAGCCATAAGCCCCAAACATTTCACTATATGCATCCACGAGTTTACTAACTCATATAAAAAAGCAATCATAATGATCCGACCCGTAAGATTATGTACAAAAGAGTGgctttgttgtgtgtgtgtgtttaccAACGGAGAGAGGAAAGGAAGTAGTGTAGAATGTACTGCCAGAAGAATCAAGGACGATCAGATTAGAAGATCCTGGTAAAGCATGAATCGTGTATGGATTCAGACCAGACTTGTGGCCGTCGACCACTGTCGTGACTTCGTACCCATCTTCTAAAACTATCTTACCACTCACTGTAAACAAAATcatgagaaaaaataaaaaatccgaATTTTGGGTTCAGAATTTTCAACTGAATTTAACAGATTCGGAAACTTACCGAGATTGAAAACGACTAAcacgaagaagagagacaaggaCGACGAAAACTCCAAAGCCATGTCGGAATCGAGTAGGAAACGAAAGCGACTGTGTTGCTTTTGTTGTTACTTAATTTTGCTTCTTAGCATCTTCTAAAGTTTCAAAGTAGAGACTTGTCTTAAAGTAAAGGAGATAAAGAAACTAGGGCCTGACTATACGGCGCCCGTTTCAATATCAATGAAAGTATGGCCCAAAATCGGCCCAGTAAATGTTTTAGTATTGCTGACAAAAACGTTACCGTTTCGTATTCAATTGGAAGTCATGTTGTTCTTTATACAAcgcatttttttaatttggtaatttgGCTTTACGAAGActgagaaaaaataaagaaaaacataagcaTCGGCCATCGAGATCCAAATCCTCAGTTTCTTTTGTTCATCTCTCTTCGTATTGATCAGCAGCTACTCCGAACTCCGGTAACGGATTTGTACAATCCCGGCGGCGAATTTCTGCAGATTCCTCGTAAAGTTACCACCGGTGGACCAAGGTCCAACCTCCTTTGAACATCCCAAATCATGAATCCCTTTTCTTCTGGTACTCGTCTAAGGTAAAttagattctcttcttcttttcccttttctcgTTTCTTAGTGTTTGATCAGCTCACAGATGAAATTTGAGGGTTGAGCTTCGTCCATTTAAGGATTGAATTCTgatttaagtatatatatttttttccgaTTGGCCTGTCTCGAGGATGATTTTGGTTTAGGTGTTTCTGATTCcattagaattttgattttagtcTTAAGAACATTGATCAAACCATTTGGTAATCCTTTTGCTTATTATGTTGCTATTGGGAATTTAGAGTGGaagtttgaattattttatacgATTCTGAAGTTATGTGCGGggacatgtgaatgtgattCAGGGACATGATCCGTGCCATAAGAGCTTGCAAAACAGCTGCAGAGGAGCGAGCTGTTGTAAGAAAAGAGTGTGCCGATATCCGAGCATTGATTAACGAAGATGATCCACATGATAGGCACAGGAACCTTGCGAAACTCATGTTCATACACATGCTTGGTTACCCAACACACTTTGGTCAGATGGAGTGCTTGAAACTAATTGCATCTCCTGGATTTCCTGAGAAGAGGATTGGATATCTTGGCCTAATGTTGCTTCTTGATGAGAGACAAGAAGTGTTGATGCTTGTCACCAATTCATTAAAACAGTATCCTTACTAAACTCTTTAGGATGAATCTTAATACTCTTAGTCCTTTGTAtggattattttttaatgtttagcGGAAAAAGATAGAACAATTGTTGTTAGGTTGTATTGCTGTGATGGGAGTTCAGGAGGGGAAAATATTGCAATAGATTTGTTCTGAGTTTAACCTTAAGTCACGTGCAGAGATCTTAATCATTCGAACCAGTACGTTGTAGGACTGGCTCTTTGTGCTTTAGGGAACATTTGTTCTGCGGAAATGGCTCGTGATCTTGCGCCAGAAGTAGAAAGATTAATCCAGTTTCGTGACCCTAATATACGAAAGAAGgtgaa
Coding sequences within:
- the LOC104741086 gene encoding uncharacterized protein LOC104741086 isoform X1 gives rise to the protein MALEFSSSLSLFFVLVVFNLVSGKIVLEDGYEVTTVVDGHKSGLNPYTIHALPGSSNLIVLDSSGSTFYTTSFPLSVDSVINRFAGDGTPGYLDGKAGYSKFNKPRGFAIDAKGNVYVADKGNNAIRKISSSGYVTTIAGGISKDIGHRDGPAQNATFSNDFEITFVPQRCCLLVSDHGNEMVRQINLKEEDCLKSSHSNLGTYSLWSIGIALSCFLGVAIGFAVRPYIIRHEEVNHLSFIMTWKLLLTKLGEQVLIFFSYVSYRVTESTVYSVLSRLVMMIISHLSLMYSAISRLVSSMVSSLFFMRQPNNVAILDKTGFVTDPESPGCCNPKSPLLLKPSDDLMDLISFDDERETNNDKDCSNEETDTALSLPRATIDDIIKVQVEGFSKMAEEDAADRSSSSAE
- the LOC104741086 gene encoding uncharacterized protein LOC104741086 isoform X2; its protein translation is MALEFSSSLSLFFVLVVFNLVSGKIVLEDGYEVTTVVDGHKSGLNPYTIHALPGSSNLIVLDSSGSTFYTTSFPLSVDSVINRFAGDGTPGYLDGKAGYSKFNKPRGFAIDAKGNVYVADKGNNAIRKISSSGYVTTIAGGISKDIGHRDGPAQNATFSNDFEITFVPQRCCLLVSDHGNEMVRQINLKEEDCLKSSHSNLGTYSLWSIGIALSCFLGVAIGFAVRPYIIRHTGRSEPPLVHHDMEASPNQIGGTSSDLLLLR